AGAATTCCCTGACTTTTGAACTGtcatatattcttctttttttatgtagATACAAGAGTCAAAATTTCATGATTAAAAGCAACTGATATGAGAAGACTGAGGTATgtgaaaccaaagaaaaataataagtaagtaaaatgagataaagagaCAATGGGGAATTACTGCATCaggacaaaataaataatagtatatgTCAGGAAATTTCAATCATACAAAAAAGTGTATCtcattatttccatatttcacctctgtttaaaatgtattagtgggatccctgggtggcgcagcggtttagcgcctgcctttggcccagggcgcgatcctggagacccgggatcgaatcccacgtcggggtcccggtgcatggagcctgcttctccctctgcctatgtctctgcctctctctctctgtgtgactatcataaaaaaaaataaaataaaataaaatgtgttagtGAGCTAAGGAGTTTTGAATAAACATTACAAGTTGACATTGGTATCGTTTTTGATGTGTTACAAGaactttctcaaataattttttagatattCAGAGCAAATACAGACAAGCTGATGTTTTACCTAGAACATTGAAACAGaattaaataatttggaaatgatcagctaaaatttccattttctttcaggtttaaataggttaaaagaaaaacaaattggtaGTGTCGTTATCATGCCTGTGCAAAAGTGAAACAATCAGTCAGAGGCGCCTAGGTTAATCTGTGCTGTATTTTTAAGTATCATCTGTCTTGTTAAATTGGATCAACCTTTTAAACTTGCTTacatttctgattatatttttttctgaggtttgttttaaaaaaatctctcttctttccacTCTTGGAGATGTTTTCCTATGTTGATTTCATAAGCCTCCAGTCTAAAATGAAGAACCAGTCAACAAAGATCGAGTTCTTTCTCCTGGGACTGACCGATGACCCACAACTGCAAATTGTGATTTTTACGTTTCTCTTCCTCAACTATGTGCTGAGCATGACCGGAAACTTAACCATCATCCTTCTCACCCTGCTACATCCCAGCCTCAAGACTCCCATGTATTTTTTCCTCCGAAATTTCTCCTTTATGGAAGCTTCAATGACAACAGTCTGTATTCCCAGATTCCTGATAAGCCTCATAACTAAAAACAAAGTCATTTCCTACAATTGTTGTGCATCTCAgttattctttttcctccaatTAGAAATTGCAGAATTTTACCTGCTGGCTGCCATGTCCTTTGACCGTTATGTAGCAATCTGCAAACCCCTCCATTACCTGATCATCATGAACAACAAAGTGTGCTACCAACTCCTGTTCAGCTCATGGGCCGTGGGCTTTCTGCTGTCGTTTTCACCATTGGCTGTGGGCCTCACACTGGATTTCTGTGTTTCCGGAATAATCGATCATTTCATGTGTGACATTTCCCCTGTGCTGCAGCTTTCCTGTACTGACACTCGTTTCTTGGAATTGCTTTCGTTTGCCTTAGCTATTGTAACACTTCTGGTGACCTTACTGTTAGTGATTCTTTCTTACACATACATTATCAAGACCATTCTCAAGATCCCCTCTGCTCAGAAAAGAACCAAGGCTTTTTCTACTTGTTCTTCTCATATGATTGTGGTCTCCCTTACTTATGGTAGCTGCATCTTTAATTACATAAAGCCAACAGCGAAGGAAAGGGTGAATTTGTCCAAAGGTGTAAGTGTTATTTATACCTCGGTTGCCCCTTTATTAAACCCTTTCATTTACAGTCTCAGAAACCAGCAAGTCAAACAAGCCTTCAAGGACACACTccaaaagattttctctctttccagaaaataaagagaagattcaAGTTTCAAATCttggagaaaaaagtaaataaaaatttgaaatcattttgtaAGTTTAGTTATTCTGTCCGTCAGAGAAATATGagtggaaaaattaaaagatatttaatgcTGTAACTCCTATCCATGTGGCcctaagaagaaaaaatttaacttcAGGTTTatgttctgatttattttactatgTTAAGTCAGGACTGTTAGCCATCTTCTTTTCTAAGGCAATTAGAAGGGATAAGTTCATGTTATTATATTAAAGCCCCACAAGGCTTTCCAATAGGTTTCTTTAAAACTAGTAGACATCTTTTAGATTGGGTTTGTGAGTACTTttttcattcttggtgttgtctTTCTACTCTCCTGTTAGTGTCCTTTGGTcatgaaagttttaattttgatgaagtcaaattttttattttttattttgttgcttgtgctttgggTGTCATATATAAGACACCGTTGCTTAATCCAAAGTTGCAAAGATGGATACCTACCACTTACACTAAGAAATTTGTTGTTTTATACCATACttttaggtctttgatttctttttttttatataattttttttattggaattcaatttgccaacatatagcataacacccagtggtcatcccatcaagtgcccccctcagttcccgtcacccagtcactcccactccctgcccacctccccttctaccacccctagtttgtttcccagaggtaggaatCTCTCGTGTGCTGTCTccatcactgatatttcccactcattttctctcctttcccctttattccctttcactatttttcatatttcccaaatgaatgagaccatataatgtttgtccttctccgattgacttatttcactcagcataataccctccagttccatccacgttgaagcaaatggtgggtatttgtcgtctctgatggctgaggaatattccattatatacagagaccacagcttctttatccatcatctgccactggacaccgagtctccttccacagtttggctattgtggacattgctgctagaaacatcggggtgcaggtgtcccggcgtttcactgcatctgtatctttggggtaaatccccaacagtgcaattgctgggtcgtagggcaggtctatttttaactctctgaggaacctccacacagttttccagagtggctgtaccagttcacattcccaaaaaCAGTGCaggaggcttcccctttctccacatcctctccaacatttgttgtttcctgtcttgttaattttccccattctcactggggtgaggtgggatctcattgtggttttgatttgtttttccctgatggcaagtgatgaggagcattttctcatgtgcatgttggccatgtccatgtcttcctctgtgagatttctgttcatgtcttttgcccttttcatgattggattgtttgtttctttggtgttgagtgtaataagttttttatagatctcggatactagccctttatctgatatgtcatttgcaaatatcttctcccatcctctaggttttcttttagttctgttgactgtttcttttgctgtgcaaaagcttcttatcttgacaaagtcccaatagttcatttttgcttttgtttctcttgccttcatggatgtatcttgcaagaagttactgtggccgagatCAAAAAGggggttgcctgtgttctcctctaggattttgatggaatcttgtctcacatttagatctctcatccattttgagtttatctttgtgtctggtgaaagagtggtctagtttcattcttctgcatgtggatgtccaattttcccagcaccatttattgaagagactgtcttttctccagtggatagtcttttgtcctttgttgaatattagttgaccataaaattgagggtccacttctggattctttattctgtttcattgatctatgtgtctgtttttgtgccagagccacactgtcttgatgaccacagctctgtagtacaatctgaaatgtTTCTATTGAGTTAatgtttgtgtatggtttaaAGTAGAGAGTAAAGTCACCTTCTCCATGATAATAGTTATCACAACATgctttgttgaaaaggctattaTCTTCCCATTGGATAAACTTGGAACCCTTGTTAAAAATCAATGGACCATAAATGGGTCTATTACAGGAGTTTCAGTTCTATTCCTTTGAGCTATTGCTCAATTGCTATGCCAATATCACATGGTCTTGATCACTGTAGCTTTATATTAAGTTCTGAAATTGGAAAgtatttctctttcaattttgCCCAtctttttcagtattgttttggTTACTCAGGGTCccttgcaattccatatgaattttaggatcagaaTGCTCATTTATGCAAAGGATTCCGTTGAAAACTTAATAAGGATTACATTGCATTAACTCTATGGGTCAGTTTGAGACTATTATCATCTTAATTAACAATGTCAAGTCTACTATACGATAACATGAGatgtctttttgtttatttaggacttttttaattttatgtttttgttatttcttggtAAAAATGTGGCACTTCCTTGgctaaatttacataaaataactCCTGCAACTGAACAACAAACACTCCACAATATATAGACAAAGGActtaaagaagatatacaaacagGCAAAGAGCACATGGAAGGATGCTCGAGAAGAGTAGTTATTAGGAAAATGAGAGTCAAAACCAGAAACATACCACTTTACAGCCAGTAAGACAGTTAAAAtacgtatgtgtatgtgtgtgtaccttTGTGACTCTGTTCGCACATATATGTTGGTTATATCTATCACAAACAATAACAAGTGCTATTGTACATAATAACAAGTGATCGGGTACAGAatttggaaccctcatacattgctggtgggattgtaaaatgtGCAGCCCCTTGGAAAAATACAGCAGTTCATCAAGTTAAATACAGAGGGGCCATATAACCCAGAAATTCTTAACCTAGGAATTGAAAACATacgttcacacaaaaacttttaCACACATTTTCATAGAGGCATCAGGCATAAGAGCCAAAAAGCAGAAACCACGGAAGTAACCTCCAagtgatgaatggacaaacaaaatgtagGACAGgtatatgtcatttttatttgctttgcaCTGTTGCACTTTACATACACTGCATTTCTCACAGTTGGAGGTTTGTGGCGATCCTGCATCAAGAAGTCCattggtgggcagcctgggtggctcagtggtttagcgccgccttcagcccagggcatgaccccagggtcccgggatcaagtcccacatcgggctccctgcatggagcctgctcctccctctacctgtgtctctgcctctctctctctctctgtgtctctcatgaataaataaataaataaagtctttaaaaaaaaacaagaattaagcTGACtctcttctgcctgtgttctctaaaCGGAATATTAAAGCTGAACGGCAGCACATCTGTTTGAACAAGGCTTGCTAAGGTTTAAAGCTCACTGTGGAGACCTACTGCTCAAggaaagattcctttcaaaatatggcTTTCTATTGGCAGTGCACCTGACCATTCAAGAGCTCTGTGTAGAGGCACCATAAGATTCATGTGGTTTTCATGTCTGCTAACACAATagccattctgcagcccatggatcaacaGGTAATtctgactttcaagtcttataaTTTAAgacagacattctttttttttaataataaatttattttttactggtgttcaatttgccaacatacagaataacattcTTAAGTCTAGAAATGCCATAAACACTGATTCCTATGCTGGATCTGGGCAGCAAGGTAAATAGAACAttttctagatgccattaagaacgtTTGTCATTCAAAGGAGGAAGCCAAAGAGTATAACcatgaacaggagtttggaagaaattTATTGCAACCTagggtatttaaaatattttctgtgtggAAATAATTGAACCACAGATTTTGGTCAAAGTTATTCATATTATACAAATGGTAGTGACCCTTAGAAGAAATTAGAGGTATGATTTATTTATGTCTGTTTG
This genomic interval from Vulpes lagopus strain Blue_001 chromosome 21, ASM1834538v1, whole genome shotgun sequence contains the following:
- the LOC121480184 gene encoding olfactory receptor 6C6-like, yielding MKNQSTKIEFFLLGLTDDPQLQIVIFTFLFLNYVLSMTGNLTIILLTLLHPSLKTPMYFFLRNFSFMEASMTTVCIPRFLISLITKNKVISYNCCASQLFFFLQLEIAEFYLLAAMSFDRYVAICKPLHYLIIMNNKVCYQLLFSSWAVGFLLSFSPLAVGLTLDFCVSGIIDHFMCDISPVLQLSCTDTRFLELLSFALAIVTLLVTLLLVILSYTYIIKTILKIPSAQKRTKAFSTCSSHMIVVSLTYGSCIFNYIKPTAKERVNLSKGVSVIYTSVAPLLNPFIYSLRNQQVKQAFKDTLHRLTYFTQHNTLQFHPR